The Actinopolyspora erythraea genome has a segment encoding these proteins:
- a CDS encoding DUF3558 family protein: protein MTSKRNYLSIGILTALLAFTVSCGGNASNEKNTPEGTDNQEENNKENGQLADNQPCDLITQKQAQELEIKNNGEINEFDKSTCQWKITRTSGIDVSIYRDKHIGQINFPKDETSPTKINGREAILAKTGKYNCSLAFKVSSSSAISVSSTAEATAPVETACDLVKKAAPMVERNISDN from the coding sequence ATGACAAGCAAGAGAAACTATCTTTCGATAGGAATACTTACCGCCCTACTGGCCTTCACTGTCTCCTGCGGAGGCAACGCCAGCAACGAAAAAAACACCCCCGAGGGAACCGACAACCAAGAGGAGAACAACAAAGAAAATGGGCAGCTCGCAGACAATCAGCCCTGCGATTTGATAACTCAGAAGCAGGCACAAGAACTCGAAATAAAAAACAACGGAGAAATAAACGAGTTCGATAAATCGACATGTCAATGGAAAATAACCCGGACAAGCGGGATCGACGTCTCCATATACAGAGACAAACATATAGGACAAATAAACTTCCCGAAAGACGAGACAAGCCCAACGAAAATCAACGGCCGTGAAGCAATACTAGCAAAAACAGGTAAGTACAACTGCTCACTGGCATTTAAAGTATCAAGCAGTTCAGCAATATCGGTAAGCAGTACAGCTGAAGCTACGGCCCCAGTCGAGACGGCGTGCGACCTCGTGAAGAAGGCCGCACCGATGGTCGAGCGCAACATTTCGGACAACTGA